The Deltaproteobacteria bacterium genomic sequence GCGCAGGTACGGTGCGAATGCGCCTGGCGCGTTGCTGTTCCACAGCCAGTCCGCTCGTTCCTCGACCTGCTGCATCGGGAGCGCGCCGGCGATCTCGTTCACGAGCGGGGGAGCGCCCGGGACGGGTGGATTCTCGTTGTAGAGTATGGGACCGACCGCGACTCCGCCGAGGCTCGTGACGAGCGGCGTTCCTGGGGGATTGAGCATCTGGCGATTCTGGAAATAGGGCCCGAACGTTCCGCGGTTCGGCGGGCTCATCCAGAGACCAGGCCAAGGGCTCACTCCGGTGAACACCGCTGCCCTGACGCGCGGTTCGACGGCGAACAACGGGATGCCGACCAGCGCGCCGTTGGAAGAACCCGCGTAGTAGATGCGCGACGCGTCGACGTCTGGCGTTCCGTTCCCGTCGATATCGATGCCCGCTTCGATCACGCGGACGAGCTGCATGTAATCGATGGTGGACTGCAGGATCGATTGCGAGGCGAGCAGGAGCCCCTTCGGCGGGCCCGCCTGGGCGCCTTCGGCGTTCGCGATGGTGCCGTTACCATCCACGTCGGTCGAGCGGCCCCAAGCCTGGCAATCCTGAGGGCTGTCGTCACAGGGGCGGGGAAGGAGATCGGCGGCGGGGACCGTCATCGTGTTTACCGTGATCGTACTTCGAGGGCCGAAACCGAACCCCACCGCGTTGATGGCGATGGCCGCGAGCCCGTGCGACGCCAGCTTGGCGGCTTGATTGAATGGCCCGCCTAGCATCGTGTCCGGGCTGCCCTGCGCGACGATCACGATGGGCCATCCGCCGGCGGGCTGCGTGCCCTGAGGGACGAACAGCGTGAAGAAAAGCGTGACGAACCTCTGCACCTTCGGCACGCCCGAGAACGTCGCGAGCGGGGGCCTGAAGCGGTTGTTGCGGTAGTCGCGCGAGACGAAGCTGCCGAATGCAATCTGCCGCACCCACGAGGTCGCCCCTTGCAGTGGCGGCACGATCTTCAGCGTGTTCAGCCCGGGGATGTTGGGAGCATTGGCGGCCGGCGGGGCCGGAGGTTGCAACGCGTTCGTTTGCGGATTGGAAATCAGTTTCGTAATCGTGTTGACGTCGAACACCGCCNNNNNNNNNNNNNNNNNNNNNNNNNNNNNNNNNNNNNNNNNNNCTGCGGGAGGGGTCCGATAGCGAAGTTCGCTGGCGCCGGCAGGGGCGCCGCCACGATGTCCGCCCGCACCTTCTCCAGGACTGCCGAGACGCTCATCGTCGAAAAGACGCTCGCGATGGCGACATCGGCCGGCTGCTGACCTGCCCCAAGGCGCGCCGCAGTGAGCGCGAGGTGGAGCGCGCGTCGGTAAGCCAGCCGGGCTGGGCTGAGAACGGCGCCTTCATTGCCATCGTCGCCGCGGAAGCGCTTGAAGTCCTTCGATTGCTCGATGCGGTCGCCGTGGGTATCGAGGATGCCGCGGGTGACGATCAGCGCGTAGCGCGTGTGCTGCTCGAGGATCTCTTCGGCCTTCACGTAGAGGGTATTCGTGTCCCGGTCCCAAACGGCTCGGTCGATCCCGACTACCCAGCCGGCGTCGGCCGGGAGCCGCGACTCTTCTTCGTCGTCGGGAACGGGCGCGCCGTAATCGGGCGGGGATCCATTCACGAGTGTGTTCCCGAGCTTGACGAGGAAGATGTTCGAGCTGTTCACGGTCGAAAGATCGATCGGTCCGCTGAACGCGATCGTCATCCTGGGCAGGACGTGGAACCCATCGAGCTGGTTGAGCAGGACGTTTTCGACGCATTCCGTAGGAAGGGGCGGCAGGACTTCGCACCCGGACGTGCTCAGGTTGATGTGCAGGCCCGTGTTTTGCGACCGATCGGGAATCGTGAACAGGTCGGATGGAAATGGGCCGAGAGCCCAATCGTCGGCGGAGAACCGCGGCTGTACCCGATCTTTCGCTGCCGCGCTCTTACCCTGTCCCGCGGCGGCGCGTGAGAGTGGAAGGTTCGAAGCTGCAAACAGGGCGCAAAGCGCCGTGCAAATCCTGGATGTCATGGCAACCCCTCGCCGCCGGACGGCAGCCGCGTTGCCACGCATCACACGAACGTCGGATGTCGATCACTGCGCGCTGCGTCAGCTCTTCGCCTGCTCCGCCTGCTGCTTCTTCGGGCGGGCGGACGCTGCCGCCTAGCGCCTCGCGGAGGTTGGTGAGCGCGCTCCAGCCAAGCGAGAGCACGAGCCCGTGAAGTCGAGTTGCGGCACTGCTGAAGCGTGGGGCCGATAACGCAAAGCGTGTCACGGTGCGGACACCACCCCTGCGATGCGCTGCTGCCTCTGCGTACCGCCGCGAAAGTTGCTACACCGGTGCTACACGACTGCGGCCGCTGGCGTCGATCTGGCGCTGCCCGATGCGGACGCCCGAGCCGAAACCCCTCGGCGACACGCGGCTTGTCGAACGCGGTTGGACCGGCGTGGACACGGCAGCAAAAATGGCATTGCGGAGGTCGCCGGTTCGATCCGGGCATGCTCCACCAATCTGACCGCTGGGTTGGCAGAGCCGTGGCAGAGTCGTCGACTCCTTCAGCCGGTACGATTACAGCTGCTGGTGACAGACCCGGTCAGATACCGAGCCAGTCTCCGCGCGACCCGTTCAACGCGTCCGGGGCGAGCGGGACGGCGCGAACGCCGTCCCGCCGCGTCGCGCCGCCTACTGGCGGCAGATCCTCCAGATCACTCCGGTCCCGGGGATCTGCACGAGCGGACCGTTGTTGGCGCCCACGTACTTCGCGTCCGGATCGGACTGGCCGAAGTCGCGGACGGCGCCGTAATCGACAACCCAGGCACAGCCGTCCGGGCCCATCCGCACGTTGGTGGGACGGTTGAACCCGCGCAGGCCGTCGACGAACGACTGCTCGAAGGTGGTGTTGTGGGCGAAGCGCAGGATCTTCAGCGCCAGCGGCTCGCCCGGCGCGCTGAAGTTGATGATCTTGATCTCGTGCCCGACCTCCGGAGCGGGCGAAGTGGCGTTCCCCTTCGAGAAGCCGAAGTCGCCCTCGAGCGCGTACAGCGCGGCGCCGGGCCGCATCGGCGGGGCCGCGAAGGAGTCCGGCACGAAGTCGATGGCGGTGAACGAGGAGTCGGCGGCGTCGATCGCCAGCGGCGAAGCGATCTGCTGGGGTGGGAAGGCGAGAACGTCCCGGATGGGGACATCCTCCTTGAGGATCAACGCGAGGCTCGCCGGCGTGCACATGCTCGGTGGATTCGACGGGTCGGGAACGCAGAGATCGTCGCCGGGTCCGCCGATCGGGTTAAACACCGCCTGGTCCGAGGGCAGGAACCCGAAGCGGTCCGGCCAGCCGTGGTAGTCCGGCGTGCCATCGGCGTTCTGGCGGGCCAGCTGCAGGCTGTCCGGCGCGTTGTTCGACGGCCGCGCGCCGCGCTCGTCGGGGCCGTCCTCACCGACGAGAAGTCCTCCGAGGAGCGCGTGCCGCTGCGGCGCGAACCGGAGGGCATATCCGTTCCGGTAGCCCCAGGAGAACGGCTCGATGTGCTCCTGCGGATGCGCGGCCGCGAGCGGCGCCCTGAGGATGGCGCCGTCGCAGACGCCTTGGTGGCTCGCGCTCTCGAACGCCTTCACCGTTGCGCCGGGGCGTCGCACGCCGAAGGCGGAATACCCGCTCGTCATCACTCCGCCACCCGAGTCGAAGACGTTCTGGCTGAGCACGATGTCCTGACAGGGAATGTCCTGCTGGTTCTCTCCGCCGCCGTTGTCTCGGGCGACGACGCCGCTGTTGGTCGTCGACCCCTGCGACCAGTAGATCCACCCGTCCTTGAAGGCGAGTTGCTCGGTCGGATGGTCGCCGGTCGGCAGCGAGGTGATGAACGGCGTGACCCTTCCGGTGAGCGGATCGACGGTGACGATGCGGGAGCTGTTGTTCTGCCCGTTGTGCGCGTGCGTCGCCTGATTCGAGTCGCTCGCGAAGAGCCGCCCACCAGCGAGGGCCGTCGTTTCGTTTCATCCAGCTGGGGCGACAGGCCGCGGATGAAGAGCGATCGAGTACGCGCAGGAGAGAGCCTGCCCCCGCAGTGCCGCTAACTCCGCGCACGGGCGCAGTCAATGCACGATGGGGCAAATGAACGTAAAAGCCGAATCCGATTAAGCAATTGCACAATCGATCCGCTTCCGACCGAAGACGGACCAGCTCCACGCGGTTCCGGCAGGGCTTCGTCGTTCAATCTTCCGTCGTGGACGGTTCCTGATCGATGGAAATTCCGGTTCGACTTGATCGACGCATTTCTTGCCGGTAATGCCGACTAAAGGCGTACCGGCCCAAGTTCAGTATCGAATGGAACCGATACTGGCAGACTCAGGTCCGATTCCATCCCACGAACTTTGATCGAGGATGCGTCCTTGCGGGCACGGTAGCGCCCCCTGCCGGAGCGCCTCCGCCGCGCGGAACCCATTTCATCGAAAGGGAGGGCGTCATGCTTGCATTGCGCGAAGCCGCGCGCCTTGTGCACGGAAGAAACCGGTCGCTGGTGGTCGCATCGTTCGCAGGCTTCCTGCTCGCCGCCGCCGCGGTGCTGGCGGATGAGTCGGTGACGTTCACCGGAGAGACGATCGCCGTACCCGGCGCCCCCCTGCTGAGGTACGACATCAGCTTCGTCGACGAGGCGCTGGGCATCTACATCCTGGCGGATCGCTCGAATGCCGGCGTCGACGTGTTTTCCGTGGTGGGCAGGCAGTTCCTCTTCCGCGTGGGAGGCTTCGCGGGTTTCAACGGCAGCAACGACACCGCCGGTCCCAACGGATTGCTGACCGTGAACCACCGTCAGATCTGGGCGGGGGACGGAGTCAACGCGACCGATGGCACTCAGAGCTCGGTAAAAGTGATCGACCTGCTCACGCGGCAGATCGTCGACACCATCGTCATTCCCAACGGCCACGCCCGGGCCGACGAGATGGCGTTCGATCCCGTCGATCAAGTCCTGCTGGTCGCCAACGATGCCGACAGTCCCCCGTTCATCACGTTCATTTCCACGCGGCCGGGTCACAGGATCCTGAAGCAGATCTCATTCCCCGAGGCGACCAACGGAATCGAGCAGTCGCAGTGGTCGCCGGAGACGGGGCTCTTCTACCTCAACCTGCCCGAGGTCGCGCCCAACGGTCCAGCCACAGGCGAAGGTCAGGTCGTGGTGTTCGATCCGCGAAGACTGGCGATCGTGCGCCGGTTCGCCACCCACGACTGCGACGCGGCCGGGATGGCGCTGGGTCCCGATGAGCAGGCGCTGCTCGGCTGCCAGGGCGCGACCTCGACCGGCGTGGCGCTTCCGAACGAGTCGCAGATCATCAGCTTGCGCACCGGCCATGTGGTCGCCACGTTCCATCAGGTCGGCGGCAGCGACGAGGTCTGGTTCAATCCGGGCGACAATCACTACTATCTGGCCGCGCGCAACAATACGAGCGGACCGGTCCTCGGCGTCATCGATGCGGACGAACCCAGGTTCGACAACAACGCGCCGACGACGACGAACGCGCATTCGGTGGCCGCGGATCCCATCTTCAACAACGTCTTCGTCCCGCTGACGTCGGGCGCCACCAATGCGGTCTGTCCAAACGGCTGTATCGGGATCTATCGTGCGAGCCGACTGGACGGAGACGATCGCGGCGACGAGCGCAGGCGGCGTTAGCCGCGGCGGCCGTAGGACATTGAGCAGCTCCCGCCTCCAGAAAGGGGGACCGATGCTTCCGGCGCAATGGATTCGGCTCGCCGTGTTCGGAGCGATCGTGTTGTCGGCGGATCTCGCCGAGGCAAAGCAGAGATGGGTATTGGCCACCGGCCGGAGAGACCCGCGGATCTACGCGATCGATCTGGAGCAGGCGCTCAGACCCGGGAACAACAACACGTCGAACGCGATCGTCAGCCGATCGCTGGTCAGTCCGAGGCGGCTCGACGGCGAGTTGCTGGGCGACCCCGCCAACATCGTCCTGAGCGAGGACCAGAAGACCGCCTTCGTGATGAATCATCACGGGGCCGTGGTGAACGCCGAGTTCCTGCAGCATGGCGGGCGCGCGAGCATCGCCGTCATGGATGTGCGCAAGATGCTCAGCCGGGAGCTCGACAATACCGACGCGGCGCTGGAGCACGATTTCGACGCCGGTTGGTTCGGTGGCGTGGGCCTGCTCGTCGTTCCGGGCTTGATCGTCGCCGGTTACTCGGAGAGCTGGTTGAGCGAGGACGGCTCGAACCGGATCGGGCTGATCGATCAGAGGACCGGAGGGCTCCGCGGACAGATCGAGATGGCCCTGACGCCGCAGGCCGGTGTCCGGCGCCAGTTGAGAAGGGATTGCGCGTTCTTCCCGGTTCCTTTCGTCTCTCCCACGGAACCGGCGCAGATCCCCGCCGGCCAGGCCTTCCTTTCGGACATCGATCCGCAGGACTTCGGCTGCTGGCCCGATCCGGAGGGTCTCGCCTTCGCGCGGGGGAGCGATGGCAAGACGTACCTGGTCTCGGGCAACGCAGGAACGGAGGACGTCTCGATCATGGATTTCGGCGCGGCCCTCGCTGGAAGCCGCGTCGTCGAAGTCGCTCCGCGGATCCCCGTCCAGACCGGACCCTTCGGCATCCGCGCCAGCCCGAACGGCAAGTTCGTCGCCGTCACCGCTCGCGAGAGCAACATCACCGGCGCGGAAGGCAATACGATCTCGATCATCGAGATCGACCGCGCGCGCGCAGGGTTGCCCGGCGCGGAAGCAGCTCGAGTTCGAGTCGGCACGGATGCCGTCCACGGCGCGGCTCGGCCCTTTACCGTTTCCTGGACGCCTGACGGCCGGCGCATCGTCGTTGCGAACTTCCGTACGAACAACGTCTCGGTCGTCGATCTGCGAAAAGCGCTCGACCACGTCGCGGGGGCCGAAGTCGCACGTATCTCGCTCACGCGCGTGGACGGAAACCCCGCGCGTCCGAAGGGTACCGCGGTGACGAGCGACGGGCGTTTCGCCGTGGTGACGGGGGGCGCGAACACCCTGCCGGATCGCACGCCGACGGGAACGGTGTTCCTCATCGACCTGAGCACGAACGCTCAGGTCGCCACCGTCACCGGTGTCGGGATCGATCCGTACAACCTCGCCCTGGTCGAGGACGTCGACGGATGACGCATGTGCGTGTATCGGTAGACGTCGCCAGGACGACTGAGGAAGACGCTTCGCGACCGAGAGTCCAGTCATCTCGGCCGTATCCAAGCTGAAACGCTATCCCGAGCGTCGCGTCATGTGGTGCTCTTCCTCGAGCTTCCACGTTTTCCCTCCGTCACGGGATTTCTCTCCGCGCCAGACGAAGGAGTCGGGCTTCATCTCGTTGAAAGACCAACGGATCGGGAGGCCGTCGGAATCCGTGCCCTCGAGGACGATCCTGCTTGAGAGCCGTATCGAAGAACCGGAGCGACGTGCCGATCGTGCGATCCTTCTGGCCGTCCGCCGGGTACGTGATCCAGATGTCCTGCACCGCGCGACCATCCAGGATCCAGCCGAACAACAGTTCGCCCCTCTGGTGGCGAACGCTGCCGTCATCGAGGTGGAAGGAAAAATCGCAATCCCAGGTTCCCACGAAGCGATCGAAGGTCCTTGCTTCGTTCCCCATCGAAGGATTGGGATTCGTCGAAGCAAGGGCCGTGATCATTGCTCATTTTCCGCCGTCCGCGTCACCACCCGACAGCCGCAGGTCTTCATCCCGAACGACATCGCGCTGGGCGAAGAAGTCATCACATCCCTCGAGGCATCTCGGTCGCTTCGGGGCCCGCGCCCTTCCGACGGGAACCCGTTTTTCACGGCCGGGTCCGCCCGCGGCCGCAACGGGCCGAGCGCGCGCGTTATCATGCGGCCCGTGAATTCAGCGTCGTGGCTCGAGGAGGTCAAGCGCCGCCGGGTCTTCCGCGCCATCGTCGCGTACGGCGTGGTCGCCTTCGCCGTCCTCCAGATCATCGAGCCGGTGATGCACGGCCTCAGCCTGCCGGACTGGATCCTTCCCGCCACGCTCGCCGCCCTCGGCATCGGATTTCCCGTCACCCTGGTGCTCGCCTGGGCGCTCGATTTGAGAGGCGGCCGCATCGAGCGGACCGCCCCCGCGCCCAGCGGTCGGATGCTGCTCGTCCTGGTCGTCATCGGCCTCGCTCTCGCTGCTCCGGGACTGGGTTGGTACCTGTGGAAGACGCACCGGCCGGCCGCCGCCAGGACGGAGCTGAAGAGCATCGCCGTCCTGCCGTTCGCCGACCTGAGCCCCGCCAAGGATCAGGACTGGATGTGCGACGGAATCGCCGAAGAGATCATCGACGCCTTGTGCACGGTCACCGGCCTGCGCGTGGCCGCGCGAAGCTCCTCGTTTCAATTCAAGGGCAAGCCCGCCGACGTGCGCGTGATGACGCGCGCGCTCGGGGTCTCGACGCTGCTCGAGGGCAGCGTCCGCAAAGCGGAAAACCGCCTGCGCGTCAGCGCGCGTCTGGTGAGCAGCGAGGGATACGAGCTCTGGTCGGATAGATTCGACCGCGCCGAAGCGGACGCCTTCGCCATCCAGGAAGAGATCGCGCGCGCCGTGGTCGCGGCGCTGCGCCTGCGGGTCTCCTCGGACGAGTCGGACCGGCTCCGCCGTTCGGGTACGGCCAATCCCCAGGCCTACGAGATGTACTTGCGAGGGCGGCAACACTTCCGCTCCCTGGGAATGGAGAACATCGAGCTGGCACGGCAGATGTTCAAGCGCGCCATCGCGCTGGACCCGGCATTCGCGCAGGCCCGCGCGGGTCTCGCGGAGGCGGACATCAACCTGCTCCAGTGGCTGCTCGTCGCGAAGGACGAACAACCCGCGCTTCGCGCCGAGGCGCTGGGTGCGAGCGAGGAGGCGCTGCGGCTCAATTCCGAGCTGGCCGAGGCACACGTCGCGCGCGCGAACGTCCTGGCGCT encodes the following:
- a CDS encoding cytochrome C nitrite reductase → MLALREAARLVHGRNRSLVVASFAGFLLAAAAVLADESVTFTGETIAVPGAPLLRYDISFVDEALGIYILADRSNAGVDVFSVVGRQFLFRVGGFAGFNGSNDTAGPNGLLTVNHRQIWAGDGVNATDGTQSSVKVIDLLTRQIVDTIVIPNGHARADEMAFDPVDQVLLVANDADSPPFITFISTRPGHRILKQISFPEATNGIEQSQWSPETGLFYLNLPEVAPNGPATGEGQVVVFDPRRLAIVRRFATHDCDAAGMALGPDEQALLGCQGATSTGVALPNESQIISLRTGHVVATFHQVGGSDEVWFNPGDNHYYLAARNNTSGPVLGVIDADEPRFDNNAPTTTNAHSVAADPIFNNVFVPLTSGATNAVCPNGCIGIYRASRLDGDDRGDERRRR
- a CDS encoding YncE family protein, with translation MLPAQWIRLAVFGAIVLSADLAEAKQRWVLATGRRDPRIYAIDLEQALRPGNNNTSNAIVSRSLVSPRRLDGELLGDPANIVLSEDQKTAFVMNHHGAVVNAEFLQHGGRASIAVMDVRKMLSRELDNTDAALEHDFDAGWFGGVGLLVVPGLIVAGYSESWLSEDGSNRIGLIDQRTGGLRGQIEMALTPQAGVRRQLRRDCAFFPVPFVSPTEPAQIPAGQAFLSDIDPQDFGCWPDPEGLAFARGSDGKTYLVSGNAGTEDVSIMDFGAALAGSRVVEVAPRIPVQTGPFGIRASPNGKFVAVTARESNITGAEGNTISIIEIDRARAGLPGAEAARVRVGTDAVHGAARPFTVSWTPDGRRIVVANFRTNNVSVVDLRKALDHVAGAEVARISLTRVDGNPARPKGTAVTSDGRFAVVTGGANTLPDRTPTGTVFLIDLSTNAQVATVTGVGIDPYNLALVEDVDG
- a CDS encoding tetratricopeptide repeat protein, whose product is MWCSSSSFHVFPPSRDFSPRQTKESGFISLKDQRIGRPSESVPSRTILLESRIEEPERRADRAILLAVRRVRDPDVLHRATIQDPAEQQFAPLVANAAVIEVEGKIAIPGSHEAIEGPCFVPHRRIGIRRSKGRDHCSFSAVRVTTRQPQVFIPNDIALGEEVITSLEASRSLRGPRPSDGNPFFTAGSARGRNGPSARVIMRPVNSASWLEEVKRRRVFRAIVAYGVVAFAVLQIIEPVMHGLSLPDWILPATLAALGIGFPVTLVLAWALDLRGGRIERTAPAPSGRMLLVLVVIGLALAAPGLGWYLWKTHRPAAARTELKSIAVLPFADLSPAKDQDWMCDGIAEEIIDALCTVTGLRVAARSSSFQFKGKPADVRVMTRALGVSTLLEGSVRKAENRLRVSARLVSSEGYELWSDRFDRAEADAFAIQEEIARAVVAALRLRVSSDESDRLRRSGTANPQAYEMYLRGRQHFRSLGMENIELARQMFKRAIALDPAFAQARAGLAEADINLLQWLLVAKDEQPALRAEALGASEEALRLNSELAEAHVARANVLALLGRTAEADESFRRATALAPGLRDAWYSYARFLFSVQRYAESAHAYEESARRNPDDYDALLLLAMPYQRMGDDAKAQTAQKRALEAADRVLRNDPDDVRALYLSGAALISLGERQKGTDRLEQAIAIRPNDFAVLYNAACSFAIAGNAKRALDMLDRAVGTGRGFRAWIENDPDLDSLRKLPRFQQIVARLPP